The genomic DNA AGGTGATGAGGCAGAAGTAGCAGGCCCAGGAGCCCCTGAACGTGATGGCATTTGGCCTCAAGATGTTGATTTCCAGATCTGCAGAGGGAAGGAGAGGATAGGTGCTGTAAGACAATGCTAACCCTTGACTCAGAAAGTAATTACAAGTCAGCACGCCCTGAATTTGTCTCTCAGGCACAGCATACTACATGTTAAATTGCTCCTAAGGCAGGATTAGTTAATTCTAGAGCAGTTTCACCTGCCATTCACCTTTGTGATCTCCACATATTCCTTATCCCTTACAGGTCCAGAGTGTGATGCCGGCAGACACCTTCTACATTTCTATTCTGCGTCACCCAGTCAGTTTGGCCGAGTCCTCATTCAACTACTTTCACTTTTTGGCACCAGCCTTCAAACACTCTCCCAGTTTTGAAGACTTTATTGCTAATCCCTGGAAGTACTACATACCATACCTGCGCTTTAACCACTTGGCTCGAAATATGCTTTGGTTTGACTTAGGCTTTGACCACAATGCTGAATTCTCACTGCAGTCTGCCCAGTCCGTGGTGGCAGAAATCCAGCAGACTTTCCATTTCATCCTATTAGCCGACTACTTTGATCAATCAATGGTTCTCCTTCGGGATGCCCTCTGTTGGTCACTGGATGATGTTGTCACCTTTAGGCACAATGCTCGCACTAATGCGAAACCAAAGTGCCTGTCCCCAGCACAGGAGGAGCAATTAAAGAAGTGGAATGCTCTAGACTGGTATTTATACCAAAGTTTCAATAAAACTTTCTGGGAGAAGGTGGAGAGGTTTGGAAAACGTAGAATGGATAAGGAAGTGGCCATCCTTCAGGCCCGCCGTGAAGAACTTCAGAATCTCTGTCTGTTGAAAGAAGGGAAACCACCAAAGGTAAAGCAGAGTCTTGGTCAAGGTGTTCAACGATGCCAAACTGGCTATGTCACAATGATGAAACACACTTTGAACTCAAACCTGAGCATTTCAGACAAAGAACTCTGCTCACGAATGATCAGGGAAGAATATGAGTATACAGACTTGATGCGCAAGAAACAGTTTCCGAAGACATAAACTTTGCCACAGCAAACTGCAGCTAAAGGGATCAGAAGGGTTCGAGTTAAGGTCCAAGAGGCAACAAAAGTGGCCGTGTCATTGAGCAACAGGATAACTCCAACTAGAAGATCACTAGAGACTTTGGAGTCCTCACTCCTCATCAGTAGTGATGTGTCCTGAGCAGACAACCTATTCATTTGCACTTTATATATGTGCTAGTTTTGTGTGCTCTATTAGAATAAAC from Erpetoichthys calabaricus chromosome 5, fErpCal1.3, whole genome shotgun sequence includes the following:
- the LOC114641769 gene encoding galactose-3-O-sulfotransferase 2-like yields the protein MFLKTHKTASCTILNLLYRFGEKHNLTFALPKGYHFDYPNFFNSRSVKGFWWQNGQHYNMMSSHMRFNRPEVQSVMPADTFYISILRHPVSLAESSFNYFHFLAPAFKHSPSFEDFIANPWKYYIPYLRFNHLARNMLWFDLGFDHNAEFSLQSAQSVVAEIQQTFHFILLADYFDQSMVLLRDALCWSLDDVVTFRHNARTNAKPKCLSPAQEEQLKKWNALDWYLYQSFNKTFWEKVERFGKRRMDKEVAILQARREELQNLCLLKEGKPPKVKQSLGQGVQRCQTGYVTMMKHTLNSNLSISDKELCSRMIREEYEYTDLMRKKQFPKT